One Salvia splendens isolate huo1 chromosome 22, SspV2, whole genome shotgun sequence DNA segment encodes these proteins:
- the LOC121785683 gene encoding uncharacterized oxidoreductase At4g09670-like — protein sequence MYFSPNHSPSQSPAYLKMSTPQIKFGILGCAKIARKLSRAIALSGNASISAIGSRSVEKAAEFGRENALPASARAYGSYDAVLDDPDVDAVYVPLPTSLHVQWAVLAARKGKHVLLEKPVALSVAELDVILAECESSGVQFMDATMWMHHPRTHRMKDFLADSSSFGHLKSVESNFIFPAGKDFLENDIRVKPDLDALGVLGDAGWYGIRSILWAADYELPKSVIASPDAVLNNAGIILSCSAKLQWQDGRAGTFRCSFLGDLNMDVTIAGTEGTLSVRDYVGPFHEKKASFTTVVKSGATLESREHVVTTELPQEALMVREFSRLVGSIKFEGAKPEKEWPTLSRKTQAVVDAVKVSIDKGYEVVDVVY from the exons atgtACTTTTCCCCCAATCACTCTCCCTCCCAATCTCCAGCATACCTAAAAATGTCTACACCTCAGATCAAATTCGGAATCCTCGGCTGCGCCAAGATCGCCCGCAAGCTATCCCGTGCCATCGCCCTCTCCGGAAACGCCTCCATCTCCGCCATTGGCAGCCGATCGGTGGAGAAGGCAGCCGAGTTCGGGAGGGAGAACGCCTTACCGGCGTCCGCGAGGGCCTACGGCTCGTACGACGCCGTTCTGGACGATCCGGACGTGGACGCTGTGTACGTGCCGCTGCCGACGAGCCTGCACGTGCAGTGGGCCGTGCTGGCGGCCCGGAAGGGGAAGCACGTGCTGCTGGAGAAGCCCGTCGCGCTAAGCGTGGCGGAGCTGGATGTGATACTGGCGGAGTGCGAATCGAGTGGGGTGCAGTTCATGGACGCTACCATGTGGATGCACCACCCTCGGACCCACCGGATGAAGGACTTTCTCGCCGATTCTTCCTCCTTTGGGCACCTCAAATCA GTGGAGAGTAATTTTATATTTCCGGCGGGAAAAGATTTTCTAGAAAACGACATTCGTGTTAAGCCGGATCTCGATGCCCTAGGCGTTCTTGGTGATGCAGGATGGTATGGCATTCGATCAATCTTGTGGGCCGCCGATTACGAGCTACCTAAATCCGTAATTGCTTCACCCGACGCGGTCCTGAACAATGCCGGCATCATCTTGTCTTGCAGTGCTAAACTGCAATGGCAAGATGGCAGGGCCGGGACCTTTCGTTGCTCTTTCCTAGGTGACCTAAACATGGATGTCACAATAGCCGGAACGGAGGGTACTTTGTCCGTTCGCGACTACGTGGGCCCATTCCATGAGAAAAAGGCTAGTTTCACCACAGTTGTAAAATCAGGTGCGACATTGGAATCTCGTGAGCATGTCGTTACGACGGAGCTTCCTCAAGAGGCTCTCATGGTGAGGGAGTTTTCTAGGTTGGTTGGGAGCATCAAATTTGAAGGAGCCAAACCGGAGAAAGAATGGCCAACTCTTAGTAGGAAGACTCAAGCTGTGGTGGATGCGGTGAAGGTGTCTATTGATAAGGGTTATGAAGTTGTTGATGTTGTGTACTAG